The Crocosphaera subtropica ATCC 51142 genome includes a window with the following:
- the purF gene encoding amidophosphoribosyltransferase has product MSAKKKPSPTYQLLDSSFDGDDYPLDKPEEACGVFGVLAPEREVAKLAYFGLYALQHRGQESAGIATLENDIIHVHKDMGLVSQVFKEETLQKLTGTLAVGHTRYSTTGSSHKANAQPAVLTTRLGNLALAHNGNLVNTLELRQTLEQRGCNFNTTTDSEMIAVAIAQAVDQGKDWLEAAASAFQLCSGAYSLVIGTPEGLMGVRDPNGVRPLVIGTLDDNPRRYVLASETCALDIIGADYLRDVEPGELVWITEEGLSSFHWAKEPQRKLCVFEMIYFARPDSLMHDETLYSYRVRLGQQLARESCVKADLVMGVPDSGIPAAIGFSQVSGIPYGEGLIKNRYVGRTFIQPTQHMRESGIKMKLNPLKDVLNGKRVIMVDDSIVRGTTSRKIVKALRDAGAKEVHMRISSPPVTHPCFYGIDTDNQSQLIAARNSVADICEQIGVDSLAYLSWKGMLEVTGEDPNSFCSACFTGDYPISIPDDIKRSKLMLEQVNA; this is encoded by the coding sequence ATGAGTGCCAAAAAAAAACCTTCCCCCACCTATCAGTTATTAGATTCATCTTTTGATGGTGACGATTATCCCCTAGATAAGCCGGAAGAAGCTTGTGGCGTTTTTGGGGTATTAGCCCCCGAAAGAGAAGTGGCCAAACTTGCTTATTTTGGTTTATACGCTTTGCAACACCGGGGCCAAGAATCAGCCGGCATTGCCACTTTAGAAAATGATATCATTCATGTTCATAAAGACATGGGCTTAGTGTCTCAAGTCTTTAAAGAAGAAACCTTACAGAAACTAACAGGAACCTTAGCCGTTGGGCATACTCGCTACTCCACCACAGGGTCAAGCCATAAAGCCAACGCTCAACCAGCCGTTCTCACCACTCGCCTTGGTAATTTAGCTTTAGCACACAATGGCAATCTTGTCAATACTCTAGAATTGCGTCAAACCCTAGAACAACGGGGTTGTAATTTTAATACCACCACTGACTCAGAAATGATCGCCGTAGCGATCGCCCAAGCAGTGGATCAAGGAAAAGACTGGTTAGAGGCTGCTGCCAGTGCCTTTCAACTGTGTTCGGGGGCTTATAGTTTAGTGATCGGAACGCCTGAAGGATTGATGGGGGTTCGAGATCCTAACGGCGTTCGTCCCTTGGTGATTGGAACGTTAGACGACAATCCTCGGCGTTATGTTCTCGCTTCGGAAACTTGCGCTTTAGATATTATTGGGGCCGACTATTTACGAGATGTCGAACCCGGTGAACTGGTGTGGATCACAGAAGAAGGATTATCTTCGTTTCATTGGGCAAAAGAACCGCAACGAAAATTATGTGTTTTTGAGATGATCTATTTTGCTCGTCCTGATAGCTTGATGCACGATGAAACCTTGTATAGTTATCGGGTACGGTTAGGACAACAACTGGCCAGAGAATCCTGTGTGAAAGCAGATTTAGTGATGGGGGTTCCTGACTCCGGTATTCCTGCAGCCATTGGCTTTTCTCAAGTATCGGGTATTCCTTATGGGGAAGGATTAATTAAAAATCGTTATGTAGGACGAACTTTTATTCAACCCACCCAACACATGAGAGAGTCGGGGATTAAAATGAAGTTAAACCCCCTCAAAGACGTTTTAAACGGCAAACGGGTGATTATGGTGGACGATTCGATTGTTAGGGGAACGACAAGCCGAAAAATTGTCAAAGCGTTGCGAGATGCAGGGGCAAAAGAAGTCCACATGAGGATTTCGTCTCCTCCGGTTACCCATCCTTGTTTTTATGGGATTGATACGGATAACCAAAGTCAACTCATTGCGGCCAGAAACTCCGTTGCTGATATTTGCGAACAGATAGGAGTTGATTCTTTGGCTTATTTAAGTTGGAAGGGAATGTTAGAAGTGACAGGAGAAGATCCCAATAGTTTTTGTTCGGCTTGTTTTACAGGGGATTATCCCATTAGCATTCCTGATGATATCAAGCGGTCTAAATTGATGTTAGAACAAGTCAACGCTTAA
- the dcm gene encoding DNA (cytosine-5-)-methyltransferase, with protein sequence MNNPISVIKHRNNSYLPELLERMNTIYCFNNDWNKKKIIKFVDLFAGIGGMRLGFSRPFTQCVFSSEWDKYAQKTYEANFQEKPFGDINEIHLQDIPDHDILIGGFPCQPFSTIGKREGFLHETQGNLFYNIAQILQAKKPFSFLLENVPGLVTHDKGKTFDIILKTLDSLNYDVRYSILDAALFDLPQVRERIYLVGFCREYLKERVDFTFPMGQTNDVYIDRFIEKNIEGYSISKHLQQSYLFKKDDGRPQIVDQTSQVKVKTFVSTYHKIQRLTGTFVRDGETGLRLLSENECKAIMGLPKDFQFPVSRTQMYRQIGNSVAIPVIHQIADQIYDVISYHSSVISNN encoded by the coding sequence ATGAATAACCCGATCAGTGTAATTAAACATAGAAATAACAGTTATCTTCCTGAGTTATTAGAACGAATGAATACTATTTATTGTTTTAATAATGATTGGAATAAAAAGAAGATCATTAAATTTGTGGATCTGTTTGCTGGTATTGGTGGCATGAGATTGGGTTTTTCTCGTCCTTTTACTCAATGTGTTTTTTCTTCTGAATGGGATAAATATGCACAGAAAACCTATGAAGCTAATTTCCAAGAAAAGCCGTTTGGAGATATTAATGAGATCCATCTTCAAGATATTCCTGATCATGATATTCTGATAGGTGGGTTTCCTTGTCAACCGTTTAGTACCATTGGTAAAAGAGAGGGGTTTCTCCATGAAACTCAAGGCAATTTATTTTATAATATCGCTCAAATTCTACAAGCTAAAAAACCGTTTTCTTTCTTATTAGAAAATGTCCCCGGTTTAGTGACTCACGATAAAGGTAAGACTTTTGATATTATTCTCAAAACCCTTGATAGTTTAAATTATGATGTCAGATACAGTATTTTAGATGCTGCATTATTTGATTTACCTCAAGTTAGAGAAAGAATATATCTTGTAGGATTTTGTCGAGAATATTTAAAAGAACGAGTGGACTTTACTTTTCCAATGGGTCAAACCAATGATGTTTATATTGATCGATTTATTGAAAAAAACATTGAAGGATATTCTATTTCTAAACATCTTCAACAGAGTTATTTATTTAAAAAAGATGATGGAAGACCGCAAATTGTTGATCAAACTTCACAAGTAAAAGTCAAAACATTTGTTTCAACTTATCACAAAATTCAACGACTAACAGGTACATTTGTCAGAGATGGAGAAACAGGGTTAAGATTACTCTCAGAAAACGAATGTAAAGCGATCATGGGATTACCTAAAGATTTTCAATTTCCTGTTTCTAGAACCCAAATGTATAGACAAATTGGCAATTCTGTTGCTATTCCTGTTATTCATCAAATTGCTGATCAAATATATGATGTTATTAGCTATCATTCATCAGTTATCAGTAATAATTGA
- a CDS encoding molybdopterin oxidoreductase family protein, whose protein sequence is MTNSTKTLCPYCGVGCGLEVLPPAQPGKPVNRDSEGTPIWQVRGDRNHPSSLGKVCVKGATVSESLEKSRLKYPMMRDSLTDEFRRVSWDEAMEAIVNRMQTLRLTQGPDALCMYGSGQFQTEDYYIAQKLFKGFLGTNNFDANSRLCMSSAVAGYTQSFGSDGPPCCYEDLELTDCAFLIGTNTAECHPIVFNRLRVHHKKNRKVKMVVVDPRRTQTAEAADLHLAIKPGTDIDLFNGIAYLLMRWGRIDTFFIDECTQNFSAYADVIRHYPPELVARNCGIRIDELEKAAQYWGDSERVLSLWSMGINQSSEGTAKVRTLINLHLMTGDIGKPGAGPFSLTGQPNAMGGREAGGLCNILPGYRVINNPQHRAEVEQFWKLPQGSIQPQRGRTAWEMIQGLETGEVGFLWIAATNPAVSMPDIKRTQAALKRSPFTVYQDAYYPTETSAYAHILLPAAQWSEKTGVMTNSERMVTLCPQFRDPPGEARPDWEVFAEVGRRLGFTEGFNFKTSAEVYAEFVQITEGRPCDSSGLSHDKLRTYGPLQWPYPDAWPWLEGEDLEQQNRTNKRLYTDFRFNTPDGRARFAAYHSKGLAEPTDEAYPFVLTTGRLYGHWHTQTRTGRIPKIQKMHPDPFMEIHPQDAAKLNIEENTFVEVRSRRGKARFLAKITKAIAPGTLFIPMHWGALWAEDAEANALTHPNACPTSLQPELKACAVQVKVATEEEWVITSSESEVQSSELRVI, encoded by the coding sequence ATGACCAACTCTACTAAAACTCTCTGTCCTTATTGTGGTGTCGGTTGCGGTTTAGAAGTCTTACCCCCGGCCCAACCTGGAAAACCGGTAAACCGAGATAGTGAAGGAACCCCCATCTGGCAAGTGAGAGGCGATCGCAACCATCCTTCTAGTTTAGGGAAAGTCTGTGTTAAAGGGGCAACGGTTAGTGAGTCGTTAGAAAAATCTCGTCTTAAATATCCCATGATGCGAGACAGTTTAACCGATGAGTTTCGTCGAGTGAGTTGGGATGAAGCGATGGAAGCCATTGTTAACCGTATGCAAACCCTACGCCTAACCCAAGGACCAGACGCTTTATGTATGTATGGTTCTGGACAGTTTCAAACAGAAGATTATTATATTGCTCAAAAACTATTTAAAGGGTTCCTGGGAACCAATAACTTTGACGCGAATTCTCGTCTGTGTATGTCTTCTGCAGTGGCAGGTTATACCCAAAGTTTCGGCAGTGATGGGCCACCCTGTTGTTACGAAGACTTAGAGTTAACCGACTGTGCCTTTTTAATAGGGACGAATACAGCAGAATGTCATCCCATCGTCTTTAACCGTCTACGAGTTCATCACAAAAAGAACCGTAAAGTTAAAATGGTGGTAGTTGACCCCAGACGAACCCAAACCGCAGAAGCAGCGGACTTACACTTAGCTATTAAACCAGGAACCGATATCGATCTCTTTAACGGTATTGCCTATTTACTCATGCGTTGGGGTCGTATCGATACCTTTTTCATCGATGAATGTACCCAAAACTTTTCAGCCTATGCTGATGTTATCCGTCATTATCCCCCAGAATTGGTAGCTCGTAACTGTGGTATTCGTATCGATGAGTTAGAAAAAGCGGCCCAATATTGGGGAGACTCAGAACGGGTGTTATCCTTATGGTCTATGGGGATCAATCAATCTTCTGAAGGAACAGCCAAAGTTCGCACCCTGATCAACTTACATTTGATGACGGGAGATATCGGTAAACCTGGGGCCGGACCATTCTCCCTCACCGGACAACCCAATGCCATGGGCGGCCGAGAAGCCGGAGGACTTTGTAATATCTTACCTGGGTATCGAGTCATTAATAACCCTCAACATCGGGCCGAAGTTGAACAGTTTTGGAAGCTTCCTCAAGGAAGTATTCAACCGCAACGGGGCCGTACCGCTTGGGAAATGATTCAAGGGTTAGAAACGGGAGAGGTAGGCTTTTTATGGATCGCAGCCACTAACCCTGCGGTGAGTATGCCCGATATTAAACGGACTCAAGCAGCCTTAAAGCGATCGCCTTTCACCGTTTATCAAGACGCTTATTATCCTACAGAAACCTCAGCCTATGCCCATATTTTACTCCCAGCAGCCCAATGGAGTGAAAAAACAGGGGTCATGACCAACTCAGAACGAATGGTGACCTTATGTCCCCAGTTTCGTGATCCCCCAGGGGAAGCAAGGCCCGACTGGGAGGTATTTGCAGAAGTGGGACGACGGTTAGGGTTTACAGAGGGGTTTAATTTTAAAACTTCCGCCGAGGTGTATGCAGAGTTTGTGCAGATAACTGAAGGCCGTCCCTGCGATAGTTCGGGTTTAAGTCACGACAAGTTACGCACCTATGGCCCTCTACAATGGCCCTATCCCGATGCTTGGCCTTGGTTAGAAGGAGAGGACTTAGAGCAACAAAACCGCACCAATAAGCGACTTTATACCGATTTTCGCTTCAATACCCCAGATGGACGGGCTAGGTTCGCAGCCTACCATTCTAAAGGGCTGGCTGAACCCACTGATGAAGCTTACCCTTTCGTGTTAACCACCGGAAGATTATACGGCCATTGGCACACCCAAACCCGCACCGGACGCATTCCTAAAATTCAAAAGATGCACCCCGATCCCTTTATGGAAATTCATCCTCAAGATGCTGCAAAATTGAACATTGAAGAGAATACGTTCGTTGAAGTGCGATCGCGTCGAGGAAAGGCTCGTTTTCTGGCAAAAATCACTAAGGCGATCGCTCCTGGGACTCTGTTTATCCCCATGCACTGGGGCGCACTTTGGGCTGAGGATGCCGAAGCGAACGCTTTAACTCATCCTAATGCCTGTCCTACTTCTTTGCAACCAGAGTTAAAAGCTTGTGCGGTACAGGTAAAGGTTGCTACTGAAGAAGAATGGGTTATTACGAGTTCAGAGTCCGAAGTTCAGAGTTCGGAGTTAAGAGTTATCTAA
- a CDS encoding LppP/LprE family lipoprotein, translating to MSNHKQSFIFMISGFLVTTSLLLTSTTFAQTDPNGTWLDQEENWNKPNNSIPKAPIETATNFEACQHTIRPAVLPEDKLVQAAGWTLTDAAQIYGSTTMITGMTDADGMCRPMNFQVFVFTNGQFSGTLSPIPMTSRTDGSVFKVDLYREGMIDASFNRYLPTDAQCCASCESRIFYQVNTDTDTPFLVPQLPADTYDRSSS from the coding sequence ATGTCAAACCACAAGCAATCTTTTATCTTTATGATCTCAGGGTTTCTAGTAACAACTTCACTGTTACTAACCTCAACAACTTTCGCCCAAACTGACCCTAATGGAACTTGGTTAGATCAAGAGGAAAACTGGAATAAACCCAATAATTCTATCCCTAAAGCACCGATAGAAACAGCCACGAATTTTGAGGCTTGTCAGCATACCATACGGCCAGCAGTATTACCCGAAGATAAATTAGTACAAGCTGCTGGTTGGACTTTAACCGATGCTGCTCAAATTTATGGCTCAACTACAATGATAACAGGAATGACCGATGCAGATGGAATGTGTCGTCCGATGAATTTTCAAGTGTTTGTCTTTACGAATGGTCAGTTTTCTGGCACTTTGTCCCCCATTCCTATGACTTCTCGTACTGATGGGAGTGTGTTTAAAGTTGATCTTTATCGTGAGGGAATGATTGACGCTTCTTTTAACCGTTATCTGCCAACGGATGCCCAATGTTGTGCCTCTTGTGAAAGTCGCATTTTTTATCAAGTCAATACTGACACAGATACACCTTTTTTAGTGCCTCAATTACCAGCAGACACCTATGATCGTTCATCTTCTTAA
- a CDS encoding Uma2 family endonuclease yields MVTQLKNESTSNIIYPDSDGKPMADNTLQFRWITMIKENLDWLFADDNNVFVAGDLLWYPIEGNNKKRLAPDIMVVCGRPKGERGPYQQWKEDNIAPQIVFEILSPGNTQTEMSRKLLFYERYGVEEYYIYGPHKNELSGLLRGDEGLDIIDNMDGWKSPRLGIRFEIAEPELKLYYPDGDSFSTYIEERKKVQQEKQRADKLAAKLKELGIDPDEL; encoded by the coding sequence ATGGTTACTCAACTTAAAAACGAATCCACTTCTAACATTATTTATCCAGACAGCGATGGCAAACCCATGGCCGATAATACCCTCCAGTTTCGTTGGATTACTATGATAAAAGAAAATTTAGACTGGTTATTTGCTGATGATAATAACGTATTTGTTGCTGGTGATTTACTATGGTATCCCATAGAAGGCAACAATAAAAAAAGACTGGCACCAGATATTATGGTAGTTTGTGGTCGTCCCAAAGGGGAAAGGGGTCCCTATCAACAATGGAAAGAGGATAATATTGCCCCTCAAATAGTGTTTGAGATTCTTTCTCCAGGCAATACCCAAACAGAAATGAGCAGAAAATTGTTATTTTATGAGCGTTATGGAGTAGAAGAATATTATATTTATGGTCCTCATAAAAATGAACTCAGTGGACTCTTAAGAGGTGACGAAGGATTAGACATTATTGATAATATGGATGGTTGGAAAAGTCCACGCTTAGGGATTCGTTTTGAAATAGCAGAACCTGAATTAAAACTATATTATCCTGATGGAGATAGCTTTAGTACCTACATAGAAGAAAGGAAAAAAGTCCAACAAGAAAAACAACGGGCTGACAAATTAGCAGCTAAATTAAAAGAATTAGGAATTGACCCAGATGAACTCTAA